From one Acidobacteriota bacterium genomic stretch:
- a CDS encoding electron transfer flavoprotein subunit beta/FixA family protein, producing the protein MRIAVCIKQVPDTEARLRVGKDGRWLDEEDLPFIINESDEYALEEGLRLAEASGGEVVVFSLGPDRVKEALRKALALGATRAVHLNDEAFSGGDAVATARALHAAIAREEFDLVLTGSQSDDMGYGGTGSVLAGHLGWPHAWLVMGVEVQDGGTLKVVREMESGMNEIISLPLPAVLEIQAGINHPRYASLKGIMKAKKKPLDLVSVGDLGLDASQVGAAGSRLEVLSVAFPDKGEGAQMIEGDAGAAAQELVDRLQKEARVL; encoded by the coding sequence ATGCGAATCGCGGTCTGTATCAAGCAGGTCCCGGATACCGAAGCACGCCTGCGCGTCGGAAAAGACGGCCGGTGGCTGGATGAAGAGGATCTGCCGTTCATCATCAACGAGAGTGACGAATACGCCCTGGAAGAGGGCTTGCGGCTGGCAGAAGCCAGCGGTGGAGAAGTGGTGGTCTTCAGCCTCGGCCCGGATCGGGTCAAGGAGGCGCTGCGCAAGGCCCTGGCCCTGGGCGCCACTCGCGCGGTGCACCTCAACGACGAGGCGTTCTCCGGCGGCGATGCCGTCGCCACCGCCAGAGCCCTCCACGCGGCCATCGCCCGGGAAGAATTCGATCTGGTGCTCACCGGCTCCCAGAGCGACGATATGGGCTACGGCGGCACCGGCTCGGTGCTCGCCGGCCACTTGGGCTGGCCCCATGCCTGGCTGGTAATGGGAGTGGAAGTGCAGGACGGCGGCACCCTCAAGGTGGTGCGGGAGATGGAGAGCGGCATGAACGAGATCATCTCGCTGCCGCTACCGGCGGTGCTGGAGATCCAAGCCGGCATCAACCACCCCCGCTACGCTTCCCTCAAGGGCATCATGAAGGCCAAGAAGAAGCCCCTGGATCTAGTTTCCGTGGGGGACTTGGGCCTCGACGCCTCACAGGTGGGGGCCGCGGGTTCCCGGCTGGAAGTACTCTCCGTCGCCTTCCCAGACAAAGGAGAGGGCGCCCAGATGATCGAAGGGGACGCCGGTGCGGCGGCTCAGGAGCTGGTGGACCGCCTGCAGAAAGAAGCGAGGGTGCTGTGA